The Shewanella japonica genome has a window encoding:
- the secF gene encoding protein translocase subunit SecF — MKKLIERLSLTAPTSILTQLRCFMTGVSLILLVVSMTIMGVKGFNWGLDFTGGVVAEVAIDQTVASSELKAHLDKVLKQDVQVTQGAQAGQWTIRYNHDELPDLSITQQLLPVSDSVQVYSNSVVGPQVGQEMVEQGGLAVIACLLLIMVYLSMRFDWRLASGALMALITDIVIVLGMFSLFQLEFNLTVLAALLAVLGYSLNDSIIIADRVRELMRMRPESKTAPIIDDAVKATFSRTLVTSGTTLVTVSSLWLLAGDSLQGFSVALFVGIVCGTCSSVALGVTLPQWFGLKASDYIVRPIEVEEGYT; from the coding sequence ATGAAAAAATTAATTGAGAGATTGTCTTTAACGGCACCAACATCAATATTGACCCAATTACGATGCTTTATGACAGGGGTATCTTTAATATTATTAGTCGTTTCAATGACGATTATGGGCGTTAAAGGGTTTAACTGGGGGCTCGATTTTACTGGTGGAGTAGTGGCTGAAGTCGCGATTGACCAAACCGTGGCAAGTAGTGAGTTAAAAGCGCATTTAGATAAAGTGCTTAAACAAGATGTGCAAGTGACTCAAGGCGCGCAAGCAGGTCAGTGGACAATCCGTTATAACCATGATGAATTACCCGATCTCAGTATTACGCAACAGCTGTTACCAGTCAGTGATTCCGTGCAAGTATACAGCAACAGTGTTGTTGGCCCACAAGTTGGACAAGAAATGGTTGAACAGGGCGGCTTAGCGGTCATTGCATGCTTATTATTAATTATGGTGTATTTGAGTATGCGGTTTGATTGGCGATTGGCATCAGGTGCTTTAATGGCGTTGATTACGGATATTGTTATCGTATTGGGCATGTTCTCTCTATTTCAATTGGAGTTTAACTTAACGGTATTGGCGGCCTTATTGGCGGTGCTTGGTTACTCATTGAATGACTCAATCATTATTGCTGATAGAGTGAGGGAGTTGATGAGAATGCGCCCAGAATCTAAGACGGCTCCTATTATTGATGACGCTGTTAAAGCAACTTTTTCAAGAACTTTAGTCACATCGGGGACAACATTAGTCACTGTATCAAGCCTTTGGCTTTTGGCTGGCGACAGCTTGCAAGGCTTCTCTGTTGCATTATTCGTCGGGATCGTTTGTGGAACCTGTTCATCTGTGGCACTAGGAGTAACGTTACCACAATGGTTTGGTTTAAAAGCGAGTGATTATATTGTGCGGCCAATAGAGGTTGAAGAAGGCTACACTTAA
- a CDS encoding ABC transporter ATP-binding protein: MSLVRINNGSLAYGYTPLLKNADFTILPGERVCIVGRNGAGKSSLMKVLSGDVLLDDGEFNIASDVNVSRLQQDPPKAETGTVYKYISAGLKEIGEQLDRYHQLSHDVATANPDAMEKMLNQMTRLQESLDHNNGWHLDSRIKQNCELLGLDPDKPLNELSGGWQRKVALARALVSEPDLLLLDEPTNHLDIDTIEWLEQFLLSFKGAIVFVSHDRGFIHRMATRIVDLDRGVVTSWPGNYKMYLEGKQEWLRVEAEQNAHFDKKLAEEEAWIRQGVKARRTRNEGRVRALKALRVERSERLNRQGNAKMNVSDSERSGKLVFDIKNVNYNLPEKDLVKNFSSTVMRGDRIALIGPNGCGKSTLIKLLIEQLTPQSGEVKVGTKLEVAYFDQYREALDPEKTVEENVGDGKSTVTINGQDRHILSYLQDFLFSPARARTPVKALSGGEKNRLLLARLLLRPANLIILDEPTNDLDVETLELLESLLTDFEGTLLIVSHDREFIDNTVTSSWWFAGNGAWHEYVGGYNDAVSQGAKFYSEEPEATSVVIPSAPAETKQEKPKRVAAAAPKKLSFKLQRELDQLPAKMEKLEQEVEELQNTVASADFYSQPQDKVNTVLQALATKEQELDTCFERWEELESLK; this comes from the coding sequence TTGAGTTTAGTTCGTATTAATAATGGTTCTTTAGCGTATGGTTACACACCATTATTGAAAAACGCAGACTTTACCATTTTACCGGGTGAGCGTGTTTGTATTGTAGGCCGAAATGGTGCAGGTAAGTCGAGTTTAATGAAAGTATTGTCTGGTGACGTATTACTCGATGATGGTGAATTCAATATTGCCTCTGATGTCAATGTTAGCCGCTTACAGCAAGACCCGCCTAAAGCAGAAACGGGTACAGTATATAAGTATATTTCAGCTGGGCTTAAAGAGATTGGTGAACAATTAGATAGATACCACCAATTGTCACATGATGTGGCAACCGCCAATCCTGATGCGATGGAAAAAATGCTTAATCAAATGACTCGTTTACAAGAGTCACTTGATCATAACAATGGCTGGCACTTAGATTCTCGTATTAAACAGAATTGTGAACTGCTAGGGCTTGACCCTGATAAGCCACTTAATGAATTATCTGGTGGCTGGCAGCGTAAGGTTGCATTAGCTCGTGCATTAGTAAGCGAGCCAGATTTATTGCTCCTTGATGAACCAACTAACCACCTTGATATTGACACCATTGAATGGCTTGAGCAGTTTTTATTAAGTTTTAAAGGCGCCATTGTATTTGTGAGTCATGACCGTGGATTTATTCACCGCATGGCAACACGGATTGTCGACCTTGACCGAGGGGTTGTCACATCTTGGCCTGGTAACTACAAAATGTACCTTGAAGGTAAGCAAGAGTGGTTACGTGTTGAAGCTGAACAAAATGCTCATTTTGATAAGAAACTGGCTGAAGAAGAAGCGTGGATTAGACAGGGCGTTAAGGCTCGTCGTACCCGTAATGAAGGCCGAGTAAGAGCGCTAAAAGCCTTACGAGTTGAGCGAAGTGAACGCTTAAATCGTCAAGGTAACGCTAAGATGAATGTCAGTGACTCAGAGCGTTCAGGTAAGTTAGTCTTCGACATTAAAAATGTAAATTACAACCTACCTGAAAAAGACTTAGTTAAAAACTTCAGTTCAACCGTGATGCGCGGCGATAGAATTGCACTGATTGGTCCTAATGGCTGTGGTAAATCAACCTTGATTAAGTTATTGATTGAGCAGTTAACGCCACAATCTGGTGAAGTTAAAGTCGGCACTAAACTTGAGGTTGCTTACTTTGACCAGTATCGTGAAGCGCTAGATCCTGAAAAAACAGTGGAAGAAAATGTTGGCGACGGTAAAAGTACTGTCACCATTAATGGCCAAGACCGCCATATTTTGAGCTATTTACAAGACTTCTTGTTTTCACCTGCCAGAGCAAGGACGCCAGTAAAAGCCTTATCTGGTGGTGAGAAAAACCGGTTATTGTTAGCGCGCTTACTGTTACGACCTGCAAACTTAATTATTCTTGATGAACCAACCAATGACCTTGATGTTGAGACACTAGAATTGTTAGAGTCTTTGCTAACGGATTTTGAAGGTACCTTACTGATTGTAAGTCATGACCGTGAATTTATTGATAATACGGTCACCAGTAGTTGGTGGTTTGCCGGTAATGGTGCATGGCACGAATATGTTGGCGGCTATAATGATGCAGTTTCTCAAGGCGCTAAATTTTATTCTGAGGAACCTGAAGCAACATCTGTTGTCATACCATCAGCACCTGCAGAAACTAAGCAAGAAAAACCGAAGAGAGTGGCTGCTGCAGCACCGAAAAAATTATCGTTCAAGCTTCAACGGGAGTTAGATCAATTACCCGCCAAAATGGAGAAGCTTGAGCAAGAGGTAGAAGAGTTACAAAATACTGTGGCTTCGGCTGATTTTTATAGCCAACCACAAGATAAAGTCAACACAGTGTTACAAGCGTTGGCAACAAAAGAACAGGAATTGGACACTTGCTTTGAACGTTGGGAAGAACTCGAGTCATTGAAGTAA
- a CDS encoding DUF3466 family protein, with amino-acid sequence MKSKFDKALSVVALSVLGAIGSVQAAPVYEIVNIEDFDLKGNVDGTSRGYALAVNANNELVGVSKGKKKLSVDDEDEDDVIDVEDGIAPEEAIVYSVFLPIVANNFTFTAEENDPESPWNPNFYSINGTTPPTEVDDEGELVVNSVDTYFYGMNDSEVKVGSYTAPEKTIDYEGTDEDQEFWYYRDFELRGVAVTADGTEIELVPSYETYVREEDDFVVELGGWSAAAAVNNNNLVAGYASTDIIEYSAGRIDDCIDASQNEDAEFPVPVEICVQADQYPSNGTRNISYQTRAHVWQIEADNTIPEDNIVELPLGLTPDEDSTLNYIAQGLGINNDGVVVGRSHTYRNGKEDDLYQDAAYWQKDSNGDYQYNWIDPDIFSDTVYSSIAYDINDNGIVIGSLQKYISGYLREKFFYYDINDPGAEIVIPDDFQDGISDLTSKPKSINNAGQVVGNIEVTYDKDKPRPKAAFLFNMNDNEFININDNLTCESKGYEQDEDGNWSRHPIEVIDGDGSILTYGSEFYVVEANSINEEGTIVGTAFVRKPVYQYDTDGNLILGENGTPLFEIDGNGDPVTSFLTRMVVLKPAAGNQEACTESDLVEDEPYERKGAASWAWLLSLPLLWLRRRKAN; translated from the coding sequence ATGAAGTCGAAGTTTGATAAGGCATTATCAGTCGTTGCCTTGAGTGTGCTAGGCGCTATAGGAAGTGTTCAAGCAGCACCCGTATACGAAATCGTTAATATTGAAGATTTTGATCTCAAAGGAAATGTTGACGGAACCAGCCGTGGTTATGCATTAGCTGTTAATGCAAATAATGAATTAGTTGGCGTATCAAAAGGTAAAAAGAAATTATCTGTTGATGATGAAGACGAAGATGATGTTATTGACGTTGAAGATGGTATTGCGCCAGAAGAAGCGATTGTCTATTCGGTATTTTTACCGATTGTGGCGAATAACTTCACTTTCACTGCGGAAGAAAATGACCCTGAGTCTCCATGGAATCCAAACTTTTACAGCATTAATGGTACAACACCACCAACAGAAGTTGATGATGAAGGCGAGTTAGTGGTTAACTCTGTTGATACTTATTTTTATGGTATGAACGATTCAGAAGTGAAAGTGGGTTCATACACAGCGCCTGAAAAAACCATTGATTACGAAGGCACTGACGAAGACCAAGAGTTTTGGTATTACCGAGATTTTGAACTGCGTGGCGTGGCTGTGACTGCAGACGGTACTGAAATTGAACTTGTCCCTTCATACGAAACTTATGTTCGTGAAGAAGATGACTTTGTTGTTGAGCTAGGTGGTTGGTCAGCAGCAGCTGCCGTTAACAATAATAACCTAGTCGCAGGTTATGCAAGTACTGATATCATTGAGTACAGTGCAGGTCGTATCGATGATTGTATCGACGCAAGCCAAAACGAAGATGCTGAGTTTCCAGTTCCAGTAGAAATCTGTGTTCAGGCAGATCAATACCCATCAAACGGTACACGTAATATTTCTTACCAAACACGTGCACATGTATGGCAAATTGAAGCTGATAATACGATACCTGAGGATAACATCGTAGAACTTCCATTGGGGCTAACACCTGACGAAGATTCAACACTGAACTACATTGCTCAAGGTTTAGGTATCAATAATGATGGTGTTGTCGTCGGTCGCTCTCATACATACCGTAATGGTAAAGAAGATGACTTGTACCAGGATGCTGCCTACTGGCAAAAAGATAGCAATGGTGACTACCAATATAACTGGATTGATCCAGATATTTTCAGTGATACAGTTTATAGCTCGATTGCATACGATATTAACGATAACGGTATCGTGATTGGTAGCTTACAAAAATACATCAGTGGCTACTTACGTGAAAAGTTCTTCTATTACGATATAAATGATCCAGGTGCAGAAATTGTTATTCCTGATGACTTTCAAGACGGCATCTCAGATCTAACCAGCAAGCCTAAGTCGATTAATAATGCCGGACAAGTCGTCGGTAATATTGAAGTGACTTATGATAAAGATAAGCCACGTCCGAAAGCTGCCTTCTTGTTCAACATGAATGATAATGAATTTATCAATATCAATGACAATTTGACCTGTGAGTCAAAAGGTTATGAACAAGATGAAGACGGTAATTGGTCACGTCACCCAATTGAAGTGATTGATGGTGACGGCTCTATTCTTACCTATGGTTCTGAGTTTTATGTGGTAGAAGCAAACAGTATCAATGAAGAAGGTACGATTGTTGGTACTGCTTTTGTTCGTAAACCAGTTTACCAATATGATACTGATGGTAATTTGATTTTGGGTGAGAACGGTACACCATTATTTGAGATTGATGGTAATGGCGATCCTGTTACTTCATTCTTAACTCGTATGGTCGTACTTAAGCCAGCAGCAGGAAATCAAGAAGCCTGTACTGAGTCTGACTTAGTAGAAGACGAGCCATATGAGCGTAAAGGTGCTGCATCTTGGGCTTGGTTGTTAAGTTTACCTTTGCTTTGGTTACGTCGTCGAAAAGCAAACTAG
- the fabA gene encoding bifunctional 3-hydroxydecanoyl-ACP dehydratase/trans-2-decenoyl-ACP isomerase, whose product MVKANSFTKEELIACGNGTLFAPNSPRLPVDNMLMIDRITKINEDGGEFGKGEIVAELDITPELWFFDCHFNGDPVMPGCLGLDAMWQLVGFYLGWEGAEGKGRALGVGEVKFTGQVLPDAKKVTYKLTLKRKIHRKLVMGIADATMEVDGREIYSATDLKVGIFKDTSTF is encoded by the coding sequence ATGGTAAAAGCTAATAGTTTCACAAAAGAAGAGCTAATCGCTTGCGGTAACGGTACCCTTTTTGCGCCTAACTCACCTCGCTTACCTGTTGATAATATGCTGATGATCGACAGAATTACCAAAATTAATGAAGATGGCGGTGAATTTGGCAAAGGCGAAATCGTCGCTGAACTCGATATAACACCTGAGTTATGGTTTTTTGATTGCCACTTCAATGGTGATCCCGTTATGCCTGGTTGCTTAGGTTTAGATGCCATGTGGCAATTAGTTGGTTTTTATCTCGGCTGGGAAGGCGCTGAAGGTAAAGGCCGTGCACTGGGTGTTGGTGAAGTTAAGTTTACTGGTCAAGTATTACCAGATGCCAAAAAAGTCACTTACAAGTTAACTTTAAAACGTAAAATACATCGTAAGTTGGTTATGGGAATTGCTGATGCAACAATGGAAGTTGATGGCCGCGAGATTTATTCTGCTACTGATCTAAAAGTCGGTATTTTCAAAGATACATCGACTTTTTAA
- a CDS encoding AAA family ATPase — protein MTTTLIPTSQLAPQFTLPQSLPSTVYLSHLLLGQERAVEAFQLMTKLENQHLFLADYAGIDRQLLIKAIVEQADTPSDSYLVASKTPTEDLDFSFRWQTALPAASVGIIASQNKSYHYLSGSIRRAELIGRMVKTDKSSQYKAGILASHHYVFIDVESLWKREGLWEFVMQILQDNCYKINSELAPIPLNCKIILVGNANLFSHLRSEDPVFLKYFPLLAELNSELDLTQYSEAQYLQWLHSLAKQVDVTLETSALMTLFWHSAKLTEHQQRLSLSSILLSQLMLQAASYTTSKTVSGTSVTKAIKQAKRRHETSELYAAQNFADNFINLQTSGEMIGQINGLTVVDTDDASYGEPARITTTVHYGDGEVIDIERKSELGGNIHTKGMMILSASLYRIFGRDAPLHLNANIVFEQSYQEIDGDSASLAEYCCLMSAIAEQPINQSIAVTGALDQFGNVQAIGGVNEKIEGFYRLCLQRGLTGEQSVIIPKANVLQLNLSPEIIEAVANGKFHIHAIEHMDQAISLLMDIEAGQRNEDNDFPEKSLYGLVQQRLEKMAGQDEEEIEPSFLQRILIKLRII, from the coding sequence ATGACCACAACTTTGATCCCGACGTCGCAACTTGCACCTCAATTCACTTTACCTCAGTCTTTACCGAGTACCGTTTACTTAAGCCATTTGCTATTAGGTCAAGAGCGAGCTGTCGAAGCTTTTCAGCTAATGACTAAGCTTGAGAATCAACATCTATTCTTGGCTGATTATGCGGGTATCGATCGTCAATTATTAATAAAAGCGATTGTCGAGCAAGCTGATACGCCATCTGACTCCTATTTAGTGGCCAGCAAAACACCCACTGAGGATTTGGATTTTAGTTTTCGATGGCAAACAGCATTGCCTGCAGCATCAGTTGGTATTATTGCAAGCCAAAATAAGTCATATCATTACCTCAGTGGCTCTATTCGCCGCGCTGAACTAATCGGAAGAATGGTTAAAACAGACAAGTCTAGCCAATATAAGGCAGGGATATTAGCCAGTCACCATTATGTATTCATCGACGTAGAGTCATTATGGAAGCGCGAAGGGCTTTGGGAATTTGTGATGCAAATTCTCCAAGATAATTGCTACAAAATTAACAGTGAACTTGCCCCTATTCCACTTAATTGTAAAATCATTTTAGTGGGTAATGCTAACTTATTCAGTCATTTGCGCTCTGAAGATCCGGTATTTTTAAAGTACTTCCCTTTGCTGGCTGAACTCAATTCAGAATTAGATCTAACCCAATACTCTGAAGCCCAATATTTACAGTGGTTACATAGCCTCGCAAAGCAAGTCGACGTTACATTAGAAACTTCAGCCCTAATGACGTTATTTTGGCATAGTGCAAAGCTCACTGAACACCAACAACGCTTAAGCCTATCAAGCATTTTATTATCACAATTAATGCTCCAAGCAGCGAGTTATACAACATCAAAAACGGTCAGCGGCACGTCAGTTACCAAAGCCATAAAACAAGCTAAACGTCGTCATGAAACCTCTGAGCTTTATGCCGCTCAAAACTTTGCAGATAATTTCATTAATTTGCAAACATCAGGTGAGATGATAGGCCAAATAAACGGATTAACTGTGGTCGATACCGACGATGCAAGCTACGGTGAGCCAGCCAGAATTACCACAACAGTTCATTATGGTGACGGCGAAGTTATCGATATTGAAAGAAAATCTGAATTAGGCGGTAACATTCATACTAAAGGCATGATGATCCTTTCAGCCTCTTTGTATCGTATATTCGGCCGCGATGCGCCATTACATTTGAATGCCAATATTGTATTTGAACAATCCTATCAAGAAATTGATGGTGATAGCGCCTCACTAGCAGAATATTGCTGTCTAATGTCAGCAATTGCGGAGCAACCTATTAATCAATCGATTGCAGTCACTGGCGCACTTGATCAATTTGGTAATGTCCAAGCAATTGGTGGGGTGAATGAAAAGATTGAAGGTTTCTATCGCTTATGTTTACAACGTGGATTAACCGGCGAACAAAGCGTCATTATTCCAAAAGCAAACGTGTTACAACTGAACCTGTCTCCTGAAATTATTGAAGCGGTTGCAAATGGTAAATTCCACATTCATGCCATTGAGCATATGGATCAGGCCATCAGTTTGTTAATGGACATTGAAGCAGGCCAGAGAAATGAAGACAATGATTTTCCTGAAAAATCTCTTTATGGTTTAGTTCAGCAACGCTTAGAAAAAATGGCGGGACAAGATGAAGAAGAGATTGAGCCGTCATTTTTACAACGAATTTTAATTAAATTACGGATAATCTAG
- the secD gene encoding protein translocase subunit SecD, with product MVNKKQHQPLNRNAIWKYIVLSVSIVILFLSALPSWYGEQASVHIKHPNQTIDVLAVSKYLTQADIATTAIHQTNGQTIIVLQDDNQQAKAKDVMEQHLIEGEVIALAMEPSAPDWLTNLGFAPIKLGLDLRGGVQFLLDVDMEPVYHAHRQVVMDEFRAKVRGSTGRHVDDSVYLSFRSSESLQEAISVAREEFPQWQRAVSNNQLILSQTEEERDALRASTVLQNLQIMRSRIEHLGITEASVQRQGQSRIRIELPGVQDPAAAKDVIGATASLSFHSLVSERSPGALVINDENGKPVYLNRNAIFGGEHIIDARASIGEMGLAEVNLVLDSAGGRKMSHHSRANIGQPMATVYNEYTQGRDGTSIKNSEVISVATIQAQLGSRFQITGSGNLAEAQQLALLLSAGSLTAPVTIVEERTIGPTLGAENVKNGFAALALGLGLTLTFIALWYRRLGWVANSALCINLVMLVGLIALIPGAVLTMPGIAGLVLTVGMAVDTNVLIFERVRDKMKQGYSFAQSINTGFDSAFSSIWDANLTTMIVAIALYSIGNGPIQGFALTLGLGLLTSMFTGIFLSRVIINLIWGRDQRRMVKI from the coding sequence ATTGTGAACAAAAAACAACACCAACCTCTAAATCGTAATGCGATTTGGAAATATATCGTGCTGAGCGTCAGCATCGTGATTTTATTTTTAAGCGCTTTACCTTCATGGTACGGCGAACAGGCTTCAGTACATATTAAGCATCCTAACCAAACTATTGATGTTCTTGCTGTGTCGAAATATCTCACTCAGGCCGATATAGCAACAACAGCTATCCATCAAACAAATGGACAAACGATTATTGTATTACAAGATGATAATCAACAAGCTAAAGCAAAAGATGTTATGGAGCAGCACCTCATTGAGGGTGAAGTTATTGCGCTAGCGATGGAACCTTCAGCGCCTGATTGGCTAACCAACTTAGGCTTTGCGCCAATCAAGTTAGGTTTGGATTTACGTGGTGGAGTGCAATTCTTACTTGATGTGGATATGGAGCCTGTTTATCACGCCCACCGGCAGGTGGTTATGGATGAGTTTCGCGCTAAAGTCAGAGGCTCAACTGGTCGCCATGTCGATGATAGCGTTTATTTAAGTTTTAGGTCGTCAGAAAGCTTACAAGAGGCGATTTCAGTTGCTCGTGAAGAGTTTCCGCAATGGCAAAGAGCAGTCAGTAATAATCAATTAATATTGAGTCAAACCGAAGAAGAAAGAGACGCGTTACGTGCATCTACAGTGCTACAAAATTTACAAATTATGCGCAGTCGAATTGAACATTTAGGGATTACTGAAGCATCGGTACAAAGACAGGGTCAATCAAGAATAAGGATTGAATTACCTGGCGTACAAGACCCAGCTGCAGCTAAGGACGTTATTGGCGCAACGGCATCATTATCATTTCATAGCTTAGTCAGTGAACGCTCACCCGGTGCATTAGTTATTAATGATGAAAATGGAAAGCCTGTTTACCTCAATAGAAACGCTATCTTCGGTGGTGAGCATATTATTGATGCGAGGGCTAGCATTGGTGAAATGGGACTGGCAGAAGTGAATTTAGTGCTCGATTCTGCAGGGGGGAGAAAAATGTCACATCATTCTCGGGCAAACATTGGCCAGCCTATGGCAACGGTTTATAACGAGTACACACAAGGTCGAGATGGTACTAGCATTAAAAACAGTGAGGTCATTAGTGTTGCAACGATTCAAGCTCAGTTAGGTAGTCGTTTTCAGATCACTGGTAGTGGAAATCTTGCTGAGGCGCAGCAACTTGCCTTGTTGTTAAGTGCAGGCTCGCTAACTGCACCAGTCACCATTGTTGAAGAGCGTACCATAGGACCTACTCTTGGAGCTGAAAATGTTAAGAACGGCTTTGCTGCTTTAGCATTAGGCTTGGGATTAACACTGACGTTTATCGCATTATGGTATCGCCGCTTAGGTTGGGTTGCTAATTCAGCATTGTGCATTAACTTAGTCATGTTAGTGGGGTTAATTGCTTTAATTCCTGGCGCAGTACTCACTATGCCAGGTATTGCAGGGTTAGTACTTACTGTTGGTATGGCCGTTGATACCAATGTGCTTATTTTTGAGCGTGTTAGAGACAAAATGAAACAAGGTTACAGTTTTGCTCAATCTATAAACACAGGCTTTGATAGCGCTTTCTCTTCCATTTGGGATGCTAATTTAACCACTATGATTGTTGCAATCGCACTCTATTCGATTGGTAATGGTCCTATTCAAGGTTTTGCACTTACATTGGGATTAGGTCTTCTAACCAGTATGTTCACTGGGATCTTTTTATCTAGAGTCATCATTAATCTTATTTGGGGACGCGATCAGCGTCGTATGGTTAAAATATAA
- the rmf gene encoding ribosome modulation factor, producing MKRQKRDRLDRAFSKGFQAGIAGRSKEICPYGTLDSKSQWLGGWREGVDGRLSGLFNK from the coding sequence ATGAAAAGACAAAAAAGAGATCGACTAGATAGAGCTTTTTCTAAAGGATTCCAAGCAGGCATTGCTGGACGCTCGAAAGAAATTTGTCCTTATGGAACTTTAGATTCTAAATCACAATGGCTAGGCGGGTGGCGTGAAGGTGTTGACGGCAGGTTAAGTGGATTGTTTAACAAATAG
- a CDS encoding glutaredoxin family protein, with protein MQSKTTESHLILYHTDGCHLCEIAQALVEQLGIHYQHIDICDDENLAARYGVSIPVVSVGDKELFWPFDESQLTDFIRSVV; from the coding sequence TTGCAAAGCAAAACAACAGAAAGTCATTTGATTTTATATCACACAGATGGTTGTCATCTGTGTGAAATTGCTCAGGCCCTGGTTGAGCAATTAGGTATTCATTATCAACATATTGATATCTGCGATGATGAAAATCTCGCTGCACGCTATGGCGTGTCAATTCCAGTGGTATCTGTGGGTGATAAAGAGCTGTTTTGGCCATTTGATGAGTCACAGCTAACTGATTTTATTAGGAGCGTCGTTTGA
- a CDS encoding cupin domain-containing protein has product MSVISQQSAEHYIWGNNCDGWHLVKSKQLSVIQERVPPGSFESRHFHQKSEQFFFVLSGIATIEVEGEVLTVNPLQGVHVGAGKAHQLSNQHNRELVFTVTSTPPSHGDKIEQG; this is encoded by the coding sequence TTGTCAGTTATAAGTCAGCAATCAGCAGAGCATTATATATGGGGAAATAATTGTGATGGTTGGCATCTGGTGAAATCAAAGCAATTAAGTGTTATCCAAGAGCGTGTGCCACCAGGTAGCTTTGAATCTCGGCACTTTCACCAGAAATCAGAGCAGTTTTTTTTCGTTTTATCGGGTATAGCAACGATAGAAGTGGAGGGTGAAGTATTGACTGTTAATCCGTTGCAAGGGGTTCATGTCGGTGCTGGCAAAGCCCACCAATTAAGTAATCAACATAATAGAGAGTTGGTATTCACGGTGACCTCTACGCCACCAAGTCATGGGGATAAGATAGAACAAGGTTAA